Proteins co-encoded in one Roseofilum capinflatum BLCC-M114 genomic window:
- a CDS encoding element excision factor XisI family protein, producing the protein MSHITAKTAVLEELHHYNTSRQEKDVFSEIILDKERDHYLLLDVGWKGKEYIYDPFIMSHCYSNQL; encoded by the coding sequence ATGTCCCACATAACAGCGAAAACTGCTGTATTGGAAGAATTACACCACTATAATACTTCTCGTCAAGAAAAAGATGTTTTTTCGGAAATCATTTTGGATAAGGAACGAGATCATTATCTGTTGTTAGATGTGGGTTGGAAAGGAAAGGAGTATATTTACGATCCTTTTATTATGTCTCACTGCTATTCCAATCAACTATAG
- a CDS encoding BrnT family toxin, with protein MNVVYRLQGVEFEWDANKAQVNFEKHGVTFEEAAEAFFDPFYQTGDATVNSEQREFILGYSLAYRVLFVVYIASLNELCNWKCPLPISLSHGRGTFPLLLWEKGVGG; from the coding sequence ATGAATGTCGTTTATCGCTTACAAGGTGTAGAATTTGAATGGGATGCCAATAAAGCTCAAGTCAATTTTGAGAAACATGGCGTAACATTTGAAGAAGCAGCAGAAGCATTTTTCGATCCCTTTTATCAAACAGGAGATGCAACGGTAAATAGTGAACAAAGAGAATTTATTCTCGGTTATTCTCTAGCTTATCGTGTATTGTTCGTTGTTTATATAGCTAGTCTAAATGAATTGTGCAATTGGAAATGCCCTCTCCCTATATCCCTCTCCCACGGGAGAGGGACTTTCCCCCTTCTCCTGTGGGAGAAGGGGGTAGGGGGATGA
- the pyk gene encoding pyruvate kinase encodes MRSPYSPRRTKIVATIGPATSSADVLRELILAGATTLRLNFSHGSHEDHQRNIRLIRQVSFELNQPVGILQDLQGPKIRLGKFEQGSVVLKKGDRFTLTSDRMLGTQEISFVSYDRLAEEVPVGSTILLDDGRVEMKVEEIDQNTHQLHCRVIVPGTLSNNKGVNFPGVYLSVKALTDKDRVDLAFGLDQGVDWIALSFVRNPQDVLEIKEIISNAGKQVPVIVKIEKHEAIEQMDAILSLSDGAMVARGDLGVEVPAEDVPMLQKRLISTANRLGIPVITATQMLDSMVSSPRATRAEISDVANAILDGTDAVMLSNETAVGKFPVEAVATMARIAQRIEQEPHTRNADTNGRQSIPSAISQGVSRISEQLNAAAIMTLTKTGSTARNVSKFRPIAPILAITPQVSVARRLQLVWGVQTLLVLDLPSMNQTFEAAINAAQEQHLLQEGDLVVMTAGTLTGVAGSTDLIKVQIVTAVLGKGTGIGQGLVSGRARIAHNGLEATHFHPGDILVAPETGADFIEAIRKAGGIIVEMDSTTSHAAIIGLRLGIPVIVGVQRATQVIRDGEFVTLDMARGLVYSGSSRM; translated from the coding sequence ATGCGATCGCCCTATTCTCCCCGTCGAACCAAGATTGTTGCTACTATCGGCCCAGCTACCAGCAGTGCAGACGTGCTTCGTGAGCTAATCCTAGCCGGAGCAACGACGCTGAGACTGAATTTTTCCCACGGCAGCCATGAGGATCATCAGCGCAATATCCGCCTCATTCGCCAAGTGTCGTTTGAGCTGAATCAGCCGGTGGGTATTTTACAGGATTTACAGGGGCCGAAAATTCGGTTGGGGAAATTCGAGCAGGGATCGGTGGTGCTGAAAAAGGGCGATCGCTTCACGCTGACGAGCGATCGCATGTTGGGAACACAAGAAATTAGTTTTGTCAGCTACGATCGCCTCGCAGAAGAAGTCCCCGTTGGCTCAACCATTCTCCTCGATGATGGTCGAGTCGAAATGAAAGTGGAAGAGATCGATCAAAATACCCATCAACTCCACTGTCGGGTGATCGTTCCCGGAACCCTCTCCAACAACAAAGGGGTTAATTTTCCGGGGGTCTATCTCTCCGTTAAAGCCTTAACCGATAAAGACCGGGTGGATCTAGCCTTTGGTTTAGATCAAGGGGTAGACTGGATAGCACTCTCCTTTGTCCGCAACCCCCAGGATGTTCTGGAGATTAAGGAAATTATCTCCAATGCGGGCAAACAAGTGCCGGTGATCGTCAAAATCGAAAAACATGAGGCGATCGAACAAATGGACGCAATTCTGAGCCTATCTGATGGCGCAATGGTCGCTCGTGGCGATCTGGGGGTAGAAGTCCCCGCCGAAGACGTACCCATGTTGCAAAAACGTCTGATCTCCACCGCCAACCGTCTCGGTATTCCCGTCATTACCGCCACCCAAATGCTCGATAGCATGGTCAGTTCCCCCCGCGCCACCCGTGCCGAAATTTCCGATGTTGCCAACGCCATCCTCGATGGAACCGATGCGGTAATGCTCTCCAATGAAACTGCCGTCGGTAAATTCCCCGTAGAAGCAGTAGCCACCATGGCCCGTATTGCCCAACGGATCGAACAGGAACCCCATACCCGCAACGCCGATACCAATGGTCGGCAATCCATTCCTAGCGCCATTTCCCAAGGGGTAAGCCGCATTTCCGAACAGCTCAATGCCGCCGCCATCATGACCCTGACGAAAACTGGATCAACAGCCCGCAATGTATCTAAGTTTCGCCCCATCGCTCCCATTTTAGCCATTACGCCTCAAGTGTCTGTGGCACGGCGCTTGCAGTTAGTTTGGGGAGTTCAAACCCTCTTAGTGCTAGATTTACCCTCCATGAATCAGACCTTTGAAGCGGCTATTAATGCCGCCCAAGAGCAGCATTTACTTCAGGAGGGCGATTTAGTGGTGATGACGGCAGGGACATTAACCGGAGTCGCCGGTTCAACGGATTTAATTAAAGTCCAAATTGTTACGGCTGTCTTAGGAAAAGGCACGGGCATTGGCCAAGGTTTAGTCAGTGGTCGAGCCAGAATTGCCCACAATGGGTTAGAAGCAACCCATTTTCATCCCGGTGATATCTTAGTTGCCCCAGAAACTGGAGCTGATTTTATTGAAGCCATTCGCAAAGCGGGGGGCATTATTGTGGAAATGGATAGTACCACCTCCCATGCAGCGATTATTGGCTTGCGCTTAGGTATTCCCGTGATTGTGGGCGTTCAGCGAGCAACACAGGTGATTCGCGATGGCGAGTTTGTCACCTTAGATATGGCACGAGGTTTGGTCTATTCTGGCTCATCGAGAATGTAA